In Ferribacterium limneticum, a genomic segment contains:
- a CDS encoding HvfX family Cu-binding RiPP maturation protein produces MKNTLTRYLGFTFSHLDLLGLWLGLLSLRLLLGWDFYESGLEKFHGTNWFTDIQDRFPFPFNLVPPEISWQMATWFELLGGIALVIGLGTRFFSVSLLILTIVAIASVHWPEAWSSYSELLQGYGFTDNGFGNFKLPVLFIGMLLPLMLMGPGKLSIDHLIRRKFH; encoded by the coding sequence ATGAAAAACACGCTCACTCGCTATCTTGGTTTTACCTTCTCCCATCTTGACCTGCTGGGACTGTGGCTCGGCTTGCTCAGTCTGCGCCTGCTGCTGGGCTGGGACTTCTACGAGTCGGGCCTGGAAAAATTCCATGGCACCAACTGGTTCACTGATATCCAGGACCGTTTCCCTTTCCCCTTCAATCTCGTCCCGCCGGAAATCAGCTGGCAGATGGCGACCTGGTTTGAACTGCTCGGTGGCATTGCGCTGGTCATCGGGCTCGGCACCCGCTTCTTTTCGGTTTCGCTGCTCATCCTGACCATCGTTGCCATCGCCAGCGTGCATTGGCCGGAAGCGTGGTCGAGCTACAGCGAATTGCTGCAAGGCTATGGCTTTACCGACAACGGCTTTGGCAATTTCAAGCTGCCGGTGCTGTTCATCGGCATGCTGCTTCCCTTGATGCTGATGGGCCCGGGCAAGCTGTCGATCGATCATCTGATCCGCCGCAAGTTTCATTGA
- a CDS encoding DUF3240 family protein: MADVLLSLTMPNDVAQHIEDLLLSRPDLVRGFTATMAEGHGAVVPLVEPAELVSGHSPRLQIRMAGTEEAMRAVLALIKAELPRANIFFWLVPIIEMGRL, from the coding sequence ATGGCTGATGTCCTGCTTTCGCTCACCATGCCCAACGATGTTGCCCAGCACATCGAGGACTTGCTGCTCTCACGGCCCGATCTCGTCCGCGGCTTCACCGCCACGATGGCCGAAGGTCATGGCGCCGTCGTGCCGCTGGTCGAGCCGGCCGAGCTGGTCAGCGGCCACTCGCCGCGTCTACAGATTCGTATGGCCGGGACGGAGGAAGCCATGCGCGCAGTTCTGGCTCTGATCAAGGCCGAACTGCCCAGAGCCAATATTTTCTTCTGGCTGGTGCCGATCATCGAGATGGGGCGTTTATGA
- a CDS encoding efflux RND transporter permease subunit yields MLDALIRFSLTQRLLVLVLTVMLIGAGVQAFLGLPIDAFPDVSTTQVKIILKAPGMTPEEVEMRLAVPVEQELLGIPHQKLLRSVSKYALTDITLDFEDGTDIYWARQQVGERLAAAMGNLPPGATGGMAPITTPLGEMFMFTIEGDLSLADKRALLDWVIRPQLRTVPGVADVNSLGGEVRTFEVVPNPQSLAARGLALKDLQAVLEANNRNDGAGRLNDGEESLLVRAEGAIATLDDVKSIVLQAKDGTVVRISDVAEVRLGALTRYGAVTKSGQGEAVQGLVLGLRGANAQQVVAGVKARLAEIAPTLPTGVTVEAFYDRSNLVGRAVGTVSKALLEAIVLVVLLLLAFLGNLRAALVVALMLPLSALATFILMRMYGLSANLMSLGGLAIAIGMLVDAAVVVVENVESQLAEAQENLPTLHLIYRAAREVASPVTSGIVIIIIVFLPLLTLQGLEGKMFGPVALTIVFALASSLLLSLTVVPVLASYLIKRGVHHEPWLVKKLAALYDRTLSTALNNSRTFMIAATIALAAAAGAFLLLGKSFMPTMDEGDMILQLEKLPSISIDQTIVIDSAVQRAILAEVPEIRDIVARAGSDELGLDPMGLNQTDTFLVLQPRDTWRNPDPVWLADQLRAVMEKFPGVGYAFTQPIDMRVSEMLTGVRGDLAIKIFGPDLATLNHLSNQIVAVIKKVPGAEDTFTLKNDGVQYLKIAVDRLAAGRFGLNVDDIQNDLKSLLEGRNVGVVIEQGRRVPVVLRGPASLLNSPADFEALRLSLPNGGSVPLASVAKIGRIDGPVKVDRENAQRYVVVQSNVRGRDLVGFVDDAKAAVGRDIKLPAGYRLAWGGQFENQQRAAARLMVVVPVALALIFFLLFSTFRSVRQALLVLSNVPFAMIGGVFGLLISGEYLSVPASVGFIALLGIAVLNGVVMVTYFNQLLARGMAVGEVVVEGAKRRLRPVLMTASIAAFGLVPMLFASGPGSEVQRPLAIVVIGGLLTSTALTLVLLPILFRRFGVKTTVSFTEGRRHG; encoded by the coding sequence ATGCTCGACGCCCTGATCCGTTTTTCGCTGACTCAGCGCCTGCTGGTGCTGGTCCTTACCGTCATGCTCATCGGGGCTGGCGTGCAGGCCTTCCTCGGCCTGCCCATCGACGCCTTTCCCGACGTGTCGACGACGCAGGTCAAGATCATCCTGAAAGCCCCCGGCATGACGCCGGAAGAAGTTGAAATGCGCCTCGCCGTGCCGGTCGAGCAGGAACTGCTTGGCATCCCGCACCAGAAGCTGCTGCGCTCGGTGTCCAAGTACGCGCTGACCGACATCACCCTCGATTTCGAGGACGGCACCGACATCTACTGGGCCCGCCAGCAGGTCGGCGAACGCCTGGCCGCGGCGATGGGCAACCTTCCTCCGGGCGCAACCGGAGGCATGGCGCCGATCACCACGCCGCTTGGCGAAATGTTCATGTTCACCATCGAGGGCGACCTCTCGCTGGCCGACAAGCGCGCCCTGCTCGACTGGGTGATCCGCCCGCAGCTGCGCACGGTGCCCGGCGTTGCCGACGTCAATAGTCTTGGCGGCGAAGTGCGGACCTTCGAAGTCGTGCCCAATCCGCAAAGTCTGGCTGCCCGCGGCCTGGCGCTCAAGGACCTGCAGGCCGTCCTCGAAGCCAACAACCGCAACGACGGCGCCGGCCGTCTCAACGACGGCGAGGAATCGCTGCTCGTTCGCGCCGAAGGGGCGATTGCCACGCTCGACGATGTCAAATCGATTGTTTTGCAAGCCAAAGACGGCACCGTGGTACGCATCTCCGACGTCGCCGAAGTCCGCCTCGGCGCTCTGACCCGCTACGGCGCGGTAACCAAGAGCGGCCAGGGCGAGGCGGTGCAGGGCCTGGTCCTCGGCCTGCGCGGCGCCAATGCGCAACAGGTCGTGGCTGGCGTCAAGGCGCGGCTGGCCGAAATCGCGCCGACGCTGCCCACCGGCGTCACCGTCGAAGCCTTCTACGACCGCAGCAATCTGGTCGGCCGCGCCGTCGGCACCGTCTCCAAGGCACTGCTCGAAGCCATCGTCCTCGTCGTGCTGCTCCTGCTCGCCTTCCTCGGCAACCTGCGCGCCGCGCTGGTCGTTGCGCTCATGTTGCCGCTGTCGGCGCTCGCCACCTTCATTTTGATGCGCATGTATGGTCTGTCGGCCAACCTCATGAGCCTGGGCGGCTTGGCCATCGCCATCGGCATGCTGGTTGATGCGGCAGTCGTCGTCGTCGAAAACGTCGAAAGCCAGCTCGCCGAGGCGCAGGAAAACCTGCCGACGCTGCACCTGATCTACCGGGCAGCACGCGAAGTGGCCTCGCCGGTGACCTCGGGCATCGTCATCATCATCATCGTTTTCCTGCCGCTGCTCACGCTACAGGGGCTGGAGGGCAAGATGTTCGGGCCGGTGGCGCTGACCATCGTCTTCGCCCTGGCCTCGTCGTTGCTGCTGTCGCTGACCGTCGTGCCGGTGCTCGCCTCCTACCTGATCAAGCGCGGCGTGCATCACGAGCCGTGGCTGGTCAAGAAGCTGGCCGCCCTCTACGACCGCACGCTGAGCACCGCCCTCAACAACAGCCGCACTTTCATGATCGCCGCCACCATCGCGCTGGCCGCTGCCGCCGGCGCCTTCCTGCTGCTAGGCAAAAGCTTCATGCCGACCATGGACGAAGGCGACATGATCCTGCAGCTCGAAAAGCTGCCGTCGATCAGTATCGACCAAACCATCGTCATCGACAGCGCAGTACAGCGGGCGATCCTGGCCGAAGTCCCGGAAATCAGGGACATCGTCGCCCGCGCCGGCTCGGACGAACTGGGCCTCGACCCGATGGGCCTCAACCAGACCGATACCTTCCTGGTCCTTCAGCCGCGCGACACCTGGCGCAATCCGGACCCCGTCTGGCTGGCCGACCAGTTGCGCGCTGTCATGGAAAAATTCCCGGGCGTCGGCTACGCCTTCACGCAGCCGATCGACATGCGCGTTTCCGAAATGCTGACCGGCGTGCGCGGTGATCTGGCCATCAAGATTTTTGGCCCCGACCTCGCGACGCTGAACCATCTGTCCAACCAAATCGTCGCGGTAATCAAGAAAGTCCCCGGCGCCGAAGACACCTTCACGCTCAAGAACGACGGCGTGCAGTACCTCAAGATTGCCGTCGACCGACTGGCCGCCGGCCGCTTCGGGCTCAACGTCGATGACATCCAGAACGACCTCAAATCCCTGCTCGAAGGGCGCAATGTCGGCGTCGTCATCGAACAGGGCCGGCGCGTCCCGGTCGTCCTGCGCGGCCCGGCCAGCCTGCTCAATTCGCCGGCCGATTTCGAAGCATTGCGCCTGAGCCTGCCGAACGGCGGCAGCGTGCCGCTGGCCAGCGTCGCCAAAATCGGCCGCATCGACGGCCCGGTCAAGGTCGACCGCGAAAACGCCCAGCGTTACGTCGTCGTCCAGTCCAATGTCCGGGGCCGCGACCTGGTCGGCTTCGTCGACGATGCCAAGGCGGCCGTCGGCCGCGACATCAAGCTGCCGGCCGGCTACCGGCTGGCCTGGGGCGGCCAGTTCGAGAACCAGCAACGGGCGGCCGCCCGCCTCATGGTCGTCGTGCCGGTTGCCCTGGCACTGATCTTCTTCCTGCTCTTCTCGACCTTCCGCTCGGTGCGCCAGGCCCTGCTCGTCCTCTCCAACGTGCCGTTTGCCATGATCGGCGGCGTTTTCGGCCTGCTCATCTCGGGCGAATACCTGTCGGTGCCGGCCTCGGTCGGCTTCATCGCCCTGCTCGGCATTGCCGTGCTCAACGGCGTCGTCATGGTCACCTACTTCAACCAGCTGCTGGCTCGCGGCATGGCAGTCGGCGAGGTCGTCGTCGAGGGCGCCAAACGCCGGCTGCGACCGGTGCTGATGACCGCCAGCATCGCCGCCTTCGGCCTCGTCCCCATGCTTTTCGCCAGCGGCCCGGGTTCGGAAGTGCAGCGCCCGCTGGCCATCGTCGTCATCGGCGGCCTGCTCACCTCGACGGCGCTGACGCTCGTTCTGCTGCCCATCCTGTTCCGCCGCTTCGGCGTCAAAACCACCGTCTCCTTTACCGAGGGCCGCCGCCATGGCTGA
- a CDS encoding MbcA/ParS/Xre antitoxin family protein encodes MPTALQANPLSERSRVLSTAVVEAARRLGLGSTDLNAIIGTSQPSASRLLNGKYFIPEGSKTWELSAHFVRLYRSISSLVGGNDDLARSWLKSGNQAFDNRHPLDVVKRVEGLLHVCEYLDAHRARV; translated from the coding sequence ATGCCGACTGCCCTGCAAGCCAATCCGCTCTCCGAACGCTCCCGCGTGTTGTCGACGGCCGTGGTTGAAGCCGCCAGACGCCTCGGGCTGGGTTCCACCGACCTCAACGCCATCATCGGCACCAGCCAGCCTTCGGCCTCGCGCCTGCTCAACGGCAAATATTTCATCCCGGAAGGCAGCAAGACCTGGGAGCTGTCGGCCCATTTTGTCCGTCTCTACCGCTCGATTTCCTCGCTGGTCGGCGGCAACGACGATCTGGCCCGGAGCTGGCTCAAATCCGGCAATCAGGCTTTCGACAACCGCCATCCGCTGGACGTCGTGAAACGCGTCGAAGGCCTGCTCCATGTCTGCGAATACCTGGACGCCCACCGCGCTCGCGTCTGA
- a CDS encoding HvfA family oxazolone/thioamide-modified RiPP metallophore, with protein MKTTKILSLAIGSAFAAATLSPLAHAAGDNPFSASKLEAGYQLAQADTKMKDGKCGEAKCGADKKAGEKMKDGKCGEAKCGADKKGADKKKDGKCGEAKCGADKKK; from the coding sequence ATGAAAACGACCAAAATCCTTTCCCTCGCCATCGGTTCCGCTTTCGCTGCCGCCACCCTCTCCCCGCTGGCCCACGCAGCCGGTGACAACCCGTTCAGCGCCAGCAAGCTGGAAGCCGGCTATCAGTTGGCACAGGCCGACACCAAGATGAAGGATGGCAAGTGCGGTGAGGCCAAGTGTGGCGCCGACAAGAAGGCAGGCGAAAAAATGAAGGACGGAAAATGTGGCGAAGCCAAGTGCGGTGCCGACAAGAAGGGCGCTGACAAAAAGAAGGACGGCAAGTGCGGCGAAGCCAAGTGCGGCGCCGACAAAAAGAAATAA
- a CDS encoding RES family NAD+ phosphorylase yields MSANTWTPTALASEARPWSGKGWRAVEALHRVATMTLVHGDLGDQSLLEDILEEAKPVLPREANGLHWLLATPFRYWPKPPSGSRFRARTDAGVFYGADEEKTACAECGYWRLRFWLDSEGLAGREASIPITLFEFHGATPHMLDLTRPPLVADHAIWTDPADYSATQKIAGTARQAGIQLIRYQSVRHPEGNCLAILTPQVFKGVDEAFRNVQHGWTLWLKPPGLTVWQRELTPESHVFRFA; encoded by the coding sequence ATGTCTGCGAATACCTGGACGCCCACCGCGCTCGCGTCTGAAGCCCGGCCCTGGTCGGGCAAGGGCTGGCGCGCCGTCGAGGCGCTGCACCGGGTGGCGACGATGACGCTGGTGCACGGCGACCTCGGCGACCAGTCGCTGCTCGAAGACATTCTGGAAGAAGCCAAGCCCGTCCTGCCGCGTGAAGCCAACGGCCTGCACTGGCTGCTCGCCACACCCTTCCGCTACTGGCCGAAACCGCCATCCGGCTCGCGTTTCCGGGCACGTACCGATGCCGGCGTTTTCTACGGCGCCGATGAGGAAAAAACCGCCTGCGCCGAATGCGGCTACTGGCGCCTGCGTTTCTGGCTCGACAGCGAAGGCCTGGCCGGGCGCGAAGCGTCGATCCCGATCACCCTCTTCGAATTCCACGGCGCCACGCCGCACATGCTCGACCTGACCCGGCCGCCACTGGTCGCCGACCATGCCATCTGGACCGACCCGGCCGATTACAGCGCCACCCAGAAGATCGCCGGTACAGCACGGCAAGCCGGCATCCAGTTAATCCGCTACCAGTCGGTGCGCCATCCTGAAGGCAACTGCCTGGCCATCCTGACGCCGCAGGTATTCAAGGGCGTCGACGAGGCCTTCCGCAATGTCCAGCACGGCTGGACGCTATGGCTCAAGCCGCCGGGCCTGACCGTCTGGCAACGCGAGCTGACGCCGGAAAGCCACGTTTTTCGTTTCGCCTGA
- a CDS encoding TolC family protein — protein sequence MKIGLFFRLTVGLCIGGIGGTGFAAEAMPNLPPAEIVTRVLQTNLSVQAAAGQVRVEEANRSRLEAGQYEWNVRLGGQQRRSKPATGTDERFNEWNAAIERPLRLPGKGRLDGELGAAGVALAETAHGDALHEASRNLLKSWFVWLKESASAAQWSEQFALLDKQSKGIQRRQQLGDAARLESIQAAAALAQAEAALAQAKMRQQTAGEDLRRRYPGLPLVADNTIAEPTPVDGNETDWINAILEHSHELEFARGETQRAQIVAGRASRDRMPDPTIGLHVSRERAGEDQIFGAYISIPLPGGARRAGSDAALAQADVAGRREAFTTQKITAESAMLYQSATAAFSTWQASRSAAERQVQAADMTARAYQLGEGSLNDLLAARRLANEAQLAARLVQLDALELRYRLLLDAHRLWDMD from the coding sequence ATGAAAATTGGCCTTTTTTTCCGGTTGACCGTGGGATTGTGCATCGGCGGCATCGGCGGCACCGGTTTCGCCGCCGAAGCCATGCCCAACCTGCCGCCGGCCGAAATCGTCACGCGCGTCCTGCAGACCAACCTGTCGGTGCAGGCCGCCGCCGGCCAGGTGCGCGTCGAAGAAGCCAACCGCAGCCGTCTCGAAGCCGGCCAGTACGAATGGAACGTCCGCCTCGGCGGCCAGCAACGGCGGAGCAAGCCGGCCACCGGCACCGATGAACGTTTCAACGAATGGAACGCCGCCATCGAGCGCCCGCTGCGCCTGCCCGGCAAAGGCCGACTCGATGGCGAACTCGGCGCGGCCGGCGTGGCGCTGGCCGAAACCGCTCACGGCGACGCCCTGCACGAAGCCAGCCGCAATCTGCTCAAATCGTGGTTCGTCTGGCTCAAGGAAAGCGCCTCGGCGGCGCAATGGAGCGAACAATTCGCTCTGCTCGACAAGCAGTCCAAAGGCATCCAACGCCGCCAGCAACTCGGCGACGCCGCCCGTCTCGAGTCCATCCAGGCCGCAGCCGCGCTGGCCCAGGCCGAAGCCGCCTTGGCCCAGGCCAAGATGCGCCAGCAGACGGCCGGCGAAGACCTGCGCCGCCGCTACCCCGGCCTTCCGCTCGTTGCCGACAACACGATTGCCGAGCCGACGCCCGTCGACGGCAATGAAACCGACTGGATCAACGCCATCCTCGAACATAGCCACGAACTTGAATTCGCCCGTGGCGAAACCCAGCGCGCCCAGATCGTCGCCGGCCGCGCCAGCCGCGACCGGATGCCCGACCCGACCATCGGCCTGCATGTCTCCCGCGAACGGGCCGGCGAGGACCAGATTTTCGGCGCCTACATCAGCATCCCGCTGCCCGGTGGCGCCCGCCGCGCCGGCTCCGATGCGGCGCTGGCCCAGGCCGATGTGGCCGGTCGGCGCGAAGCATTCACGACGCAAAAGATCACCGCCGAATCGGCCATGCTCTACCAGTCGGCCACTGCCGCCTTCTCGACCTGGCAGGCCAGCCGCAGCGCCGCCGAACGCCAGGTCCAGGCGGCCGACATGACAGCCCGCGCCTACCAGCTCGGCGAAGGCAGCCTCAACGACCTGCTTGCCGCCCGCCGCCTGGCCAACGAAGCCCAGCTAGCGGCCCGCCTGGTCCAGCTCGACGCACTTGAGCTGCGCTACCGCCTTCTGCTCGATGCCCACCGGCTTTGGGACATGGATTAG
- a CDS encoding VOC family protein yields MNNPVGWFEIYIQDMERAKAFYQAVFDVQLTRLESPPGLEMWAFPMQPDSYGAPGALVKMEGCGSGDNSVLVYFSCADCAVQAAKAVKAGGKIHKEKMAIGQYGFIALVVDTEGTMIGLHSMQ; encoded by the coding sequence ATGAACAATCCCGTCGGCTGGTTTGAAATCTACATACAGGATATGGAACGCGCGAAGGCGTTCTATCAAGCAGTTTTCGACGTTCAGCTAACCCGGCTGGAAAGCCCGCCTGGCTTGGAGATGTGGGCGTTTCCCATGCAACCGGACAGCTACGGCGCGCCCGGCGCACTGGTCAAAATGGAGGGCTGCGGCTCAGGCGACAACAGCGTCCTGGTTTATTTCAGTTGTGCCGATTGTGCCGTGCAGGCGGCAAAAGCCGTCAAGGCTGGTGGCAAGATCCACAAGGAAAAAATGGCCATCGGGCAATACGGCTTTATCGCGCTGGTCGTCGACACGGAAGGGACGATGATCGGCCTGCATTCAATGCAGTAA
- the lolA gene encoding outer membrane lipoprotein chaperone LolA, whose protein sequence is MKLAQKFRLTVALALFPLLAHAGAIDQLHDFLKSTRTLKADFSQMVIGKNGRKPQQSSGTVAISRPGKLRWEILKPYPQLVVGDGEKVWIHDPDLQQVTVRKAGQAIGGSPAALLSGSNELEKNFTLKEAGEAEGLAWVEAIPKAGDSGFEAVRLGFAGNDLKAMELQDSFGQTTHIRFNKIERNPALPASTFKFTPPAGADVVGE, encoded by the coding sequence ATGAAACTTGCCCAAAAATTCCGGTTGACCGTAGCGTTGGCCCTGTTCCCGCTGCTGGCCCACGCTGGCGCCATCGATCAGTTGCATGATTTCCTGAAAAGCACGCGCACGCTGAAAGCCGACTTTTCGCAGATGGTCATCGGCAAGAATGGCCGCAAGCCGCAGCAGTCGTCGGGGACCGTCGCCATCTCGCGGCCCGGCAAGCTGCGCTGGGAAATCCTCAAACCGTACCCGCAACTGGTCGTCGGTGATGGCGAAAAAGTCTGGATTCACGATCCCGATCTGCAGCAGGTCACCGTCCGCAAGGCCGGCCAGGCCATCGGCGGCTCGCCGGCGGCGTTGCTCTCCGGCAGCAACGAACTGGAAAAGAATTTCACGCTCAAGGAAGCCGGCGAGGCCGAAGGCCTGGCCTGGGTCGAAGCCATCCCGAAGGCGGGCGACAGCGGCTTCGAGGCGGTTCGTCTCGGTTTTGCCGGCAACGACCTGAAAGCCATGGAGTTGCAGGACAGCTTCGGCCAGACGACGCACATTCGCTTCAACAAGATCGAACGCAACCCCGCTTTGCCGGCCAGCACCTTCAAGTTCACCCCGCCGGCAGGTGCTGATGTGGTCGGTGAGTAA
- a CDS encoding efflux RND transporter periplasmic adaptor subunit, protein MSRRPFIFGLFFLLTVASQLQAQENRLTLQPAQLKSLGIETAVAGEMPGGRNGSFPAQVRVPNEQMRVVAAPVGGMVEMLAVAPGSTVKRGQVVAHLSSQQALELQRDALQAGSQSSLMQQNLKRDEQLFSEGLIAESRLQATRAAAVQAGAQASERRQGLALAGAAPGKLGGKLALTAPIDGVVLEQGAQLGQRVETSALIYRIAKLSPLWLEIQAPVAIAARLREGSAVKIANSEVTGKLIAIGRAVDPASQTVLLRAEVGKGADTLRPGQVIEVEVAAPAGQQQRLPAAALARNVGKTFAFVQTSSDDKGVVFEARPVRVVSQGGDSVTVDGVKAGEKVAIKGVSGLKALLTGVGAE, encoded by the coding sequence ATGTCGCGTCGACCTTTCATTTTTGGCCTATTTTTCCTGTTGACCGTAGCAAGCCAGCTTCAGGCTCAGGAAAACCGCCTGACACTGCAGCCGGCGCAACTCAAGTCGCTGGGCATTGAAACGGCCGTCGCCGGCGAGATGCCGGGCGGTCGCAATGGCAGTTTCCCGGCCCAGGTGCGCGTACCCAATGAACAGATGCGCGTCGTCGCCGCGCCGGTTGGCGGCATGGTCGAAATGCTCGCCGTGGCGCCTGGTTCCACCGTCAAGCGCGGTCAGGTCGTCGCCCATCTGAGCAGCCAGCAGGCGCTGGAACTGCAACGCGATGCGCTGCAGGCCGGCAGCCAGTCCTCGCTGATGCAACAAAATCTCAAGCGCGATGAACAACTGTTCTCTGAAGGCCTGATCGCCGAAAGCCGGTTGCAGGCCACCCGCGCCGCTGCCGTCCAGGCCGGCGCACAGGCCAGCGAACGCCGTCAGGGTCTGGCCCTGGCCGGCGCCGCGCCGGGCAAGCTGGGCGGCAAACTGGCGCTGACCGCCCCCATCGACGGCGTCGTGCTCGAACAGGGCGCCCAGCTCGGCCAGCGCGTCGAAACCTCGGCGCTGATCTACCGCATCGCCAAACTCAGCCCGCTGTGGCTGGAAATCCAGGCCCCGGTTGCCATCGCTGCGAGGCTGCGCGAAGGCAGCGCGGTGAAGATCGCCAACAGCGAGGTAACGGGCAAGCTGATCGCCATCGGCCGCGCCGTCGATCCGGCCAGCCAGACCGTGCTGCTCCGCGCCGAAGTCGGCAAGGGCGCCGACACGCTGCGCCCCGGCCAGGTCATCGAAGTCGAAGTCGCCGCCCCGGCCGGCCAGCAGCAGCGACTACCCGCCGCAGCGCTGGCCCGCAATGTGGGCAAGACCTTCGCCTTCGTCCAGACTTCCAGCGATGACAAGGGTGTCGTCTTTGAAGCCCGCCCGGTCCGCGTTGTCAGCCAGGGCGGCGACAGCGTCACGGTCGACGGCGTCAAGGCCGGCGAGAAGGTCGCCATCAAGGGCGTCTCCGGCCTCAAGGCCCTGCTGACCGGCGTTGGCGCCGAATAA